A single genomic interval of Antechinus flavipes isolate AdamAnt ecotype Samford, QLD, Australia chromosome 1, AdamAnt_v2, whole genome shotgun sequence harbors:
- the LOC127543926 gene encoding LOW QUALITY PROTEIN: coiled-coil domain-containing protein 90B, mitochondrial-like (The sequence of the model RefSeq protein was modified relative to this genomic sequence to represent the inferred CDS: inserted 2 bases in 1 codon): MVTQAQQEITVQQLMAHLDSIQKDMVILEKSEFANLRAENELETARSRANNKLDINLERSRVTDLFTDQERKLMEATTEFNKXDTHIKNIISQISNKIDIEIASLKTLMESNKLETIRYLAASVFTCLAIALGFYCFWK; the protein is encoded by the exons ATGGTCACTCAAGCTCAGCAGGAAATTACTGTCCAGCAATTAATGGCACATTTGGACTCAATCCAGAAAGATATGGTCATCCTAGAGAAAAGTGAATTTGCAAATCTGAGAGCAGAAAATGAGCTTGAAACTGCTCGAAGCAGAGCAAATAATAAACTAGACATAAATCTAGAGAGGAGCAGAGTGACAGATCTGtttacagatcaagaaaggaAACTTATGGAAGCAACCACTGAATTTAACAA AGATACCCATATCAAAAACATTATTTCACAGATCAGTAATAAAATTGACATTGAAATTGCTTCACTAAAAACATTAATGGAGTCAAACAAACTTGAGACAATTCGCTACCTTGCAGCATCTGTTTTTACTTGCCTGGCAATAGCATTGGGATTTTACTGCTTCTGGAAATAA